A genomic stretch from bacterium includes:
- a CDS encoding acetyl-CoA acetyltransferase: MSLDPRTPVLVGAAAVVQRGDDPGQLAEPLDLMEESGRQAADDAGSSLLLAELDRIWATRGFWAYADPGRILGERFGAKGVKTVVAEIGILQSTVLGKACTAIAQGESDVAMIVGGEARDRANRYQRAGQEVPLTEQSEGTPDEVLVPHQEIMGQLEIELGLITPIIQYSMIDNALRAHEGQSLAEHRAELGRLWGDFNAVAVENEDAWNRTPRTPEEIVTPGEGNRMLAYPYTKSLVSQWNVNQAGAVLLCSLEKARELGLDESRFVYPLAVVDNEYMVTLSERRDLWRSPGFAHAGARAFDYVERKPEEIDHFECYSCFPAAVRAQQREMGIPLDRRVTRTGGMTFGGGPLNNFVIQSWVKMVETMRATPGTWGCVTAVSGLITKQGVAIFGPEPGAKPFLHDFVTEETRADQPIQAVEADATGRGTIAAYTVSHDPNAAHGVAMIIDLDDGRRTMRVVDDPAWMTLGETEELVGRAIEVTDDGARWA; this comes from the coding sequence ATGTCCCTCGACCCCCGAACGCCCGTCCTCGTCGGTGCGGCCGCCGTCGTCCAGCGCGGGGACGATCCCGGCCAGCTGGCCGAGCCCCTCGACCTGATGGAAGAGAGCGGGCGTCAGGCGGCGGACGATGCCGGCTCGTCGCTCCTGCTCGCGGAGCTCGATCGGATCTGGGCGACCCGGGGCTTCTGGGCCTACGCCGATCCGGGGCGCATCCTGGGCGAACGCTTCGGGGCGAAGGGCGTGAAGACCGTCGTCGCCGAGATCGGGATCCTGCAGTCGACGGTGCTCGGCAAGGCCTGCACCGCGATCGCGCAGGGCGAGTCCGACGTCGCGATGATCGTGGGCGGCGAGGCGCGGGATCGCGCGAATCGCTACCAGCGCGCCGGCCAGGAGGTCCCGCTCACCGAGCAGTCCGAGGGCACCCCCGACGAGGTCCTGGTGCCCCACCAGGAGATCATGGGGCAGCTCGAGATCGAGCTGGGCCTGATCACGCCGATCATCCAGTACTCGATGATCGACAACGCGCTCCGCGCCCACGAAGGACAGTCGTTGGCGGAGCATCGTGCGGAGCTCGGTCGCCTGTGGGGCGACTTCAACGCCGTGGCGGTCGAGAACGAGGACGCGTGGAACCGGACGCCGCGCACGCCGGAGGAGATCGTCACGCCGGGCGAGGGCAATCGGATGCTCGCCTACCCGTACACGAAGTCGCTGGTCTCGCAGTGGAACGTGAACCAGGCGGGGGCGGTCCTCCTGTGCAGCCTCGAGAAGGCGCGCGAGCTCGGTCTCGACGAGTCCCGCTTCGTCTATCCCCTCGCCGTCGTCGACAACGAGTACATGGTGACGCTCTCGGAGCGTCGCGATCTCTGGCGGTCTCCGGGCTTCGCGCACGCGGGCGCACGCGCCTTCGACTACGTGGAGCGGAAGCCCGAGGAGATCGATCACTTCGAGTGCTACAGCTGCTTCCCCGCGGCGGTTCGCGCGCAGCAGCGTGAGATGGGCATCCCCCTCGACCGGCGCGTGACCCGGACCGGGGGCATGACCTTCGGTGGCGGGCCGCTCAACAACTTCGTGATCCAGAGCTGGGTCAAGATGGTGGAGACGATGCGCGCGACGCCGGGCACCTGGGGCTGCGTCACGGCGGTCTCGGGGCTGATCACCAAGCAGGGGGTCGCGATCTTTGGGCCCGAGCCGGGCGCGAAGCCCTTTCTGCACGACTTCGTGACCGAGGAGACGAGGGCCGATCAGCCGATTCAGGCCGTCGAGGCCGACGCCACCGGGCGGGGCACGATCGCGGCCTACACGGTCTCTCATGATCCGAACGCGGCGCACGGCGTCGCGATGATCATCGACCTCGATGACGGACGACGCACGATGCGCGTCGTCGACGACCCCGCATGGATGACGCTCGGCGAGACCGAGGAGCTGGTCGGTCGCGCCATCGAAGTGACCGACGACGGGGCGCGCTGGGCCTGA
- a CDS encoding HupE/UreJ family protein — protein MIASRPPRARSGQAAAIRLLAAIAFACFLPGGALAHPLAPALLQLEEREAGLVDVLWKRSSLSVPGSNIEPVLPPACPATTPATFEEQGVAVLVRWTIDCGTAGLIGQPLRVDGLGPAKIDTLVRIALSDGRAIQRVLRRGEPEMIVPEKAGRFEVFSDYLTIGFEHILSGADHLLFVFGLFLLCSALGPLVKTITSFTVGHSVTLSLAALGYTNLPSGPIEVLIAASVLALAVELARDTEKETLMRRYPWPMALLFGLLHGMGFAGALREVGLPQGEIPMALFSFNVGIELGQLVFVLGLAVAAAILRRIALPIPMPQRAAVYVMGSLAAFWTIERTVAVF, from the coding sequence ATGATCGCCTCTCGCCCCCCGCGTGCTCGAAGCGGCCAAGCGGCCGCCATCCGCCTCCTCGCGGCGATCGCCTTCGCGTGCTTCCTGCCCGGCGGAGCATTGGCCCATCCGCTGGCCCCCGCCCTCCTCCAGCTCGAAGAGCGCGAGGCCGGCCTCGTCGACGTCCTCTGGAAGCGTTCGTCCCTCTCGGTCCCCGGGAGCAACATCGAGCCGGTCCTGCCCCCGGCGTGTCCCGCAACGACGCCGGCGACCTTCGAGGAGCAGGGTGTCGCCGTGCTCGTGCGCTGGACGATCGATTGTGGGACGGCCGGACTCATCGGCCAGCCCCTGCGCGTCGACGGTCTCGGTCCGGCCAAGATCGACACCCTCGTCCGGATCGCCCTCTCGGACGGTCGCGCCATCCAGCGTGTGCTCCGGCGTGGCGAGCCCGAGATGATCGTCCCCGAGAAGGCCGGCCGCTTCGAGGTGTTCTCGGACTATCTCACGATCGGCTTCGAGCACATCCTCTCGGGCGCCGACCACCTGCTCTTCGTCTTCGGCCTCTTCCTCCTCTGTTCGGCGCTCGGCCCGCTGGTCAAGACGATCACGAGCTTCACTGTCGGCCACTCGGTCACGCTATCCCTCGCGGCCCTCGGCTACACGAACCTGCCCTCCGGCCCGATCGAGGTCCTGATCGCTGCGAGCGTCCTCGCCCTCGCGGTCGAGCTCGCGCGGGACACCGAGAAGGAGACGCTGATGCGGCGCTATCCGTGGCCGATGGCGCTCCTCTTCGGGCTGCTCCACGGCATGGGCTTCGCGGGCGCGCTCCGCGAGGTCGGCCTGCCCCAGGGCGAGATCCCGATGGCGCTCTTCTCGTTCAACGTCGGGATCGAGCTCGGCCAGCTCGTCTTCGTGCTGGGCCTGGCGGTCGCGGCGGCGATCCTGCGACGGATCGCGCTCCCGATCCCGATGCCCCAGCGCGCCGCGGTCTACGTCATGGGCTCGCTCGCCGCGTTCTGGACGATCGAGCGGACGGTCGCGGTCTTCTAG
- a CDS encoding peptidylprolyl isomerase produces the protein MRALLRSPLLHFVSLGTLVYGAQAVTQAPPGDPRTDREIEIEASVLAELDRRFAETMGRGPSPEERDRMIAAEVEEEILFREAVARGLLERDGGVQTRLIQKMLFLEGEATLDDAPSLLARAVELDLHREDVVVRRILVQKMRLLGGRLGDDQAVTPAEIEERYAGERDRLRAPDRITFSQVFVSRDRPGIPRDRARTVLETLVRTEASAADGPAQGDPFPLGHHLTGRSRHDLDRTFGPRFGEGVFAAAEAQDGWTGPIESAYGYHLVRVDGIEAGAVPPLDLVADRLRLEIEEERRQANLEALISDLRTRYRVRAPSAADPAAPRSEQETG, from the coding sequence ATGCGCGCCCTGCTCCGGTCCCCCCTGCTCCACTTCGTCTCGTTGGGCACCCTCGTCTACGGGGCGCAGGCGGTCACGCAAGCGCCTCCCGGCGACCCCCGGACCGATCGCGAGATCGAGATCGAAGCGTCTGTCCTCGCGGAGCTCGACCGGCGTTTCGCCGAGACCATGGGGCGCGGACCGAGTCCCGAGGAACGCGATCGGATGATCGCCGCCGAGGTCGAGGAGGAGATCCTCTTTCGCGAGGCGGTCGCCCGGGGTCTCCTCGAGCGAGACGGCGGGGTCCAGACGCGGCTCATCCAGAAGATGCTCTTCCTCGAGGGCGAGGCGACGCTCGACGATGCGCCCTCCCTCCTGGCACGCGCGGTCGAGCTCGATCTCCACCGCGAGGACGTCGTCGTGCGGCGGATCCTCGTCCAGAAGATGCGACTCCTCGGCGGCCGACTCGGGGACGATCAGGCGGTCACGCCCGCCGAGATCGAAGAGCGCTACGCGGGCGAGCGAGATCGACTGCGTGCACCCGACCGCATCACCTTCTCGCAGGTCTTCGTGAGCCGTGATCGCCCGGGGATCCCGCGCGACCGGGCAAGGACCGTGCTCGAGACCCTCGTCCGGACGGAGGCGAGCGCAGCGGATGGTCCGGCCCAGGGCGACCCCTTTCCGCTCGGCCACCATCTCACCGGGCGTTCCCGCCATGATCTCGACCGCACCTTCGGTCCCCGCTTCGGCGAGGGCGTCTTCGCCGCCGCCGAAGCCCAGGACGGGTGGACCGGGCCGATCGAGTCCGCCTACGGCTATCACCTCGTTCGCGTCGACGGGATCGAGGCCGGGGCCGTCCCCCCACTCGATCTCGTCGCCGACCGGCTGCGCCTCGAGATCGAGGAAGAACGTCGCCAGGCGAACCTGGAAGCGCTAATCAGCGACCTTCGCACCCGCTACCGGGTGCGGGCCCCGAGCGCGGCGGATCCCGCCGCCCCTCGGTCGGAACAGGAGACCGGATGA
- a CDS encoding zinc-binding dehydrogenase, whose product MKLARIHGPDDVRLDDVPEPVCGPDDVILDVRACGICGSDVGYAKLGGVTGPVKDPMPIGHELAGTVARVGENCGDVAKVGDRVALHPGAAGFGLGNGGPEGGFTPRLLVRGAAQGRSLFPIPDDMSFAHGALAEPLGVGMHAVDQSEAKPGDRVAVLGAGPIGLSAIATLADRGIDDLVSVDMSDTRLDVARKLGATHTINPSKEDLWEGLGRIHGTETLYWMEMVGTNVFIEATGVGPLLADVVKRCAPQSRISVVALHRQEVPVAFMDVLTKEITIRGSIEYPADYGEMIRLLARRDLEPMITHRFGLDDFLEAFDVARSPDAGAKVMIELA is encoded by the coding sequence ATGAAGCTCGCGCGCATTCACGGCCCCGACGACGTCCGCCTCGACGATGTCCCCGAGCCGGTCTGCGGTCCGGACGACGTGATCCTGGACGTCCGTGCCTGCGGCATCTGCGGCTCCGACGTCGGCTACGCGAAGCTCGGGGGCGTGACGGGCCCGGTAAAGGATCCGATGCCCATCGGACACGAGCTCGCGGGGACCGTCGCCCGGGTCGGCGAGAACTGCGGAGACGTGGCGAAGGTCGGCGACCGCGTCGCCCTCCATCCCGGCGCCGCCGGCTTCGGCCTCGGCAACGGCGGTCCCGAGGGCGGCTTCACGCCGCGACTCCTCGTCCGCGGCGCGGCCCAGGGCAGGAGCCTCTTCCCGATTCCCGACGACATGAGCTTCGCCCACGGCGCCCTCGCCGAGCCCCTCGGCGTCGGCATGCACGCGGTCGACCAGAGCGAGGCGAAGCCGGGCGACCGCGTCGCCGTCCTGGGCGCCGGTCCGATCGGCCTGTCCGCGATTGCGACCCTCGCCGACCGCGGGATCGATGATCTCGTCTCCGTCGACATGTCGGACACGCGCCTCGACGTCGCCCGCAAGCTCGGGGCGACCCACACGATCAACCCTTCGAAGGAAGACCTCTGGGAGGGCCTCGGCCGGATCCACGGAACCGAGACCCTCTACTGGATGGAGATGGTCGGCACGAACGTATTCATCGAGGCGACGGGGGTCGGTCCGCTCCTCGCCGACGTCGTGAAGCGCTGCGCGCCGCAGAGCCGGATCTCCGTCGTCGCCCTCCACCGCCAGGAGGTCCCCGTGGCGTTCATGGACGTGCTGACCAAGGAGATCACGATTCGCGGCTCGATCGAGTATCCGGCGGACTACGGCGAGATGATCCGGCTGCTCGCGCGCCGGGACCTCGAGCCGATGATCACGCACCGCTTCGGACTCGACGATTTCCTCGAAGCGTTCGACGTCGCGCGCTCTCCCGATGCCGGCGCGAAGGTGATGATCGAGCTCGCCTAG
- a CDS encoding nuclear transport factor 2 family protein, whose product MTDVEKLLAYEEIRQLASRYAVYSDARDMDALVDLYVPDVRVGRDTYGREALRADMDRAFRGVGVTFLHVGNHVIDLVDDDHATGIVYCRGEIQDGGLDSDRWIIHAIQYHDTYERRDGHWLFVRRKHFLVYGAELGQHPLQQEPANWPASQTGVGSHPHVLDSWKAFWGAEARERSGS is encoded by the coding sequence ATGACCGACGTCGAGAAGCTCCTCGCCTACGAAGAGATCCGTCAGCTCGCCTCGCGCTACGCCGTCTATTCGGACGCGCGTGACATGGACGCGCTCGTCGACCTCTACGTGCCGGACGTCCGGGTCGGTCGCGACACCTACGGGCGCGAGGCACTCCGGGCGGACATGGATCGCGCGTTCCGAGGCGTGGGCGTGACCTTCCTGCACGTCGGCAATCACGTGATCGACCTCGTCGACGACGACCATGCGACGGGGATCGTCTACTGCCGGGGCGAGATCCAGGACGGCGGGCTCGACAGCGACCGTTGGATCATCCACGCGATCCAGTACCACGACACCTACGAGCGACGCGACGGCCATTGGCTCTTCGTCCGGCGCAAGCATTTCCTCGTCTACGGTGCCGAGCTCGGCCAGCACCCGCTCCAGCAGGAGCCCGCGAACTGGCCGGCGAGCCAGACGGGTGTCGGGAGCCATCCCCACGTGCTCGACTCGTGGAAGGCATTCTGGGGCGCGGAAGCCCGGGAAAGGAGCGGATCATGA
- a CDS encoding pyridoxamine 5'-phosphate oxidase family protein translates to MTDEEIRAYLQEGHTLTLVTNGPKGYPHAVAMFYALDLSDDGIVLKFATYASSQKVKNAQKDPRCTLLIETGHAYSELRGLMMEGEAEIVTDLDETVRTMVEANARTGSPLPDVDLIPEDVKRKMAGKRVLMKIRPSRFVSWDHGKLPSSKTPDGMKKAAG, encoded by the coding sequence ATGACGGACGAGGAGATCCGGGCCTACCTCCAGGAAGGCCACACCCTCACGCTGGTCACCAACGGCCCCAAGGGCTACCCCCACGCGGTCGCGATGTTCTACGCCCTCGACCTGAGCGACGACGGGATCGTCCTGAAGTTCGCGACCTACGCCTCGAGCCAGAAGGTGAAGAACGCCCAGAAGGATCCTCGCTGCACCCTCCTGATCGAGACGGGGCACGCCTACAGCGAGCTGCGCGGCCTCATGATGGAGGGCGAAGCCGAGATCGTGACGGACCTCGACGAAACGGTCCGGACGATGGTGGAGGCCAACGCCCGCACCGGCAGCCCGCTCCCGGACGTCGACCTCATCCCCGAGGACGTCAAGAGAAAAATGGCGGGCAAGCGCGTGCTGATGAAGATCCGGCCCAGCCGCTTCGTCTCGTGGGACCACGGCAAGCTGCCGAGCAGCAAGACGCCCGACGGCATGAAGAAGGCCGCAGGATAG
- a CDS encoding NAD-dependent epimerase/dehydratase family protein, translated as MSRRALVIGGTGPSGPHVVNGLVDRGFETAILHSGAHERPEIPDVVEHIHTDAYDPDKVRGALGDRTFDVCIATYGRLRANAEITAGRVGQFISVGGLPGYRGYMNAPLFDPPGFPIPTREDGAQIRDPSDDEKGFRIARTEERVFDAQPDATHFRYPWVYGPRQPAPREWSIVRRILDGRAPIIVAEDGLSLSSFGFTENMAHALLLAVDQPEKARGQIYNAADQEVLSIRQVIEVIAKSMGHTFDIVSMPWEIAWPARPLVAQPWTTHRIVSTSKMENELGYRDKVPPKEALARTAKWLAENRPEPGGMEETVMQDPFDYVAEDRLIEQWREVMSKIAEPTWVGEAPGFGLAYSGPGGRERTNKDFA; from the coding sequence ATGAGTCGCCGCGCGCTCGTCATCGGGGGCACCGGCCCCTCCGGCCCCCACGTCGTGAACGGTCTGGTCGACCGCGGCTTCGAGACGGCGATCCTCCACAGCGGCGCCCACGAGCGCCCGGAAATTCCCGACGTCGTCGAGCACATCCACACCGACGCCTACGATCCCGACAAGGTGCGCGGCGCACTCGGCGATCGGACTTTCGACGTCTGCATCGCGACCTATGGCCGCTTGCGCGCCAACGCCGAGATCACGGCCGGGCGCGTCGGTCAGTTCATCTCCGTCGGCGGCCTCCCCGGCTATCGCGGCTACATGAACGCGCCGCTCTTCGACCCGCCGGGCTTCCCGATCCCGACCCGCGAAGACGGAGCGCAGATCCGGGACCCGTCGGACGACGAGAAGGGCTTCCGGATCGCTCGCACGGAAGAGCGCGTATTCGACGCCCAGCCCGACGCCACCCACTTCCGGTATCCCTGGGTCTACGGGCCTCGGCAACCGGCCCCGCGCGAGTGGAGCATCGTCCGCCGGATCCTCGACGGCCGCGCCCCCATCATCGTCGCCGAAGACGGCCTCTCGCTCTCGAGCTTCGGCTTCACGGAGAACATGGCGCACGCGCTGCTGCTGGCGGTCGACCAGCCGGAGAAGGCCCGCGGCCAGATCTACAACGCCGCCGATCAGGAAGTGCTCTCGATCCGGCAGGTGATCGAGGTGATTGCGAAGTCGATGGGGCACACGTTCGACATCGTGTCGATGCCCTGGGAGATCGCCTGGCCCGCGCGGCCGCTGGTCGCCCAGCCGTGGACGACCCACCGGATCGTCTCGACCTCAAAGATGGAGAACGAGCTCGGCTATCGGGACAAGGTCCCGCCGAAGGAAGCGCTCGCGCGGACGGCGAAGTGGCTCGCGGAGAACCGTCCGGAGCCCGGCGGGATGGAAGAGACGGTCATGCAGGACCCCTTCGACTACGTCGCCGAGGATCGCCTGATCGAGCAATGGCGCGAGGTCATGTCAAAGATCGCGGAGCCCACCTGGGTCGGGGAGGCGCCGGGCTTCGGGCTCGCGTACAGCGGTCCGGGCGGGCGCGAGCGGACGAACAAGGACTTCGCGTAG
- a CDS encoding CoA transferase: MSASERSGPLAGVRVLDLTSVVSGPMCTQQLGDLGADVIKLESPGGDQTRYSGAPFKEPLFSAMHTQMNRNKRSLVVDLKSAAGRDLILDVIDRFDVLVENFRPSVMARLGLDYETLAARHPGLVFCSINGFGSDGPYAALPAYDQLMQGLVGVMPAQGGDGPPQPVNGPIADKTSAVTAVSAILAALFARERDAEGRGQRVEVAMIDAYAAFALPDPMTPRAFPPEVLETAMSSAFFSAWETADGHVVGLIIQDHQFAALCRVLGREDLADDARFKEMGTRLGNYIELVGLLKEEVRKWQSTDFVARAREEGATFGPVNDIDGFLEDPHVRHRETVRILEDERFGPVQYLAPPWNFSATPATIDRHAPRLGEHSDEVLRELGLGDDAIARLRDAEAIR, encoded by the coding sequence ATGAGCGCGAGCGAACGAAGCGGTCCCCTCGCCGGCGTCCGGGTCCTCGACCTGACGAGCGTCGTGTCCGGCCCGATGTGCACCCAGCAGCTGGGCGATCTCGGCGCCGACGTGATCAAGCTCGAATCGCCGGGGGGCGACCAGACGCGCTACTCGGGGGCGCCCTTCAAGGAGCCACTCTTCTCGGCGATGCACACCCAGATGAACCGCAACAAGCGGAGTCTGGTGGTCGACCTGAAGAGCGCGGCCGGGCGCGACCTGATCCTCGACGTGATCGATCGTTTCGACGTGTTGGTCGAGAATTTCCGGCCGAGCGTGATGGCGCGACTGGGCCTCGACTACGAGACCCTCGCGGCGCGCCACCCGGGTCTCGTCTTCTGCTCGATCAACGGCTTCGGCAGCGACGGCCCCTACGCCGCCCTCCCCGCCTATGACCAGCTGATGCAGGGGCTCGTCGGGGTCATGCCCGCCCAGGGCGGCGACGGCCCGCCCCAGCCGGTCAACGGCCCGATCGCCGACAAGACGAGCGCCGTGACCGCGGTCAGCGCCATTCTCGCGGCGCTCTTCGCCCGCGAGCGGGACGCGGAGGGTCGGGGACAGCGCGTCGAGGTCGCGATGATCGACGCCTATGCCGCCTTCGCCCTCCCGGACCCGATGACGCCGCGGGCCTTCCCGCCCGAGGTGCTCGAGACGGCGATGTCCTCCGCCTTCTTCTCCGCCTGGGAGACCGCGGACGGCCACGTCGTCGGCCTCATCATCCAGGACCACCAGTTCGCCGCGCTCTGTCGCGTGCTCGGGCGCGAGGACCTCGCGGACGATGCTCGCTTCAAGGAGATGGGTACGCGCCTCGGCAACTACATCGAGCTCGTGGGGCTCCTCAAGGAGGAGGTCCGCAAGTGGCAGAGCACCGACTTCGTCGCCCGTGCGCGCGAAGAAGGCGCCACCTTCGGCCCGGTCAACGACATCGACGGCTTCCTCGAAGACCCCCACGTGCGCCACCGCGAGACGGTCCGGATCCTCGAAGACGAACGCTTCGGCCCGGTCCAGTACCTCGCGCCGCCGTGGAACTTCTCGGCCACGCCCGCCACCATCGATCGCCATGCGCCGCGCCTCGGGGAGCACAGCGACGAGGTCCTCCGGGAGCTCGGTCTCGGCGACGACGCGATCGCGCGCCTCAGGGACGCCGAGGCGATCCGCTAG
- a CDS encoding NADPH:quinone oxidoreductase family protein: protein MRGWQTVKPGSPKDALEFKTDLPEPTPREDTVLVEVLAAGMGLPDVFMCQGSYAMTPQIPFTQGQEVVGRVIGWGDAVENRNVGDRVMAVTSFFTGHGSYAEQALALDDFCLPVPDGMTDAEGAAFLIPMHTAYLGLETRAKLQAGETLLVLGGAGGTGTAAVQIGKALGATVIGTVAGADKVDYCKQLGADHVIDRKQDDITQAVMDLTGGLGANCVYDPVGGPAYTAASKCVAHEGRICLIGFASGQWGPVDPAHMVYQNYSVVGVIPSNYGRDYKEEVQEKLLAWWREGRLSVRVEEMVPFDQLPDALERLGASQVQGKLVLGVHPDATAP, encoded by the coding sequence ATGCGAGGATGGCAGACCGTGAAGCCGGGCAGTCCGAAGGACGCCCTCGAATTCAAGACCGACCTCCCCGAACCGACCCCGCGCGAGGACACCGTGCTCGTCGAAGTCCTCGCCGCCGGGATGGGGCTGCCCGACGTCTTCATGTGCCAGGGCAGCTACGCGATGACGCCCCAGATCCCGTTCACCCAGGGACAGGAGGTCGTCGGGCGCGTGATCGGCTGGGGGGACGCCGTGGAGAACCGCAACGTCGGCGACCGGGTCATGGCCGTCACCAGCTTCTTCACGGGACATGGCAGCTACGCCGAGCAGGCCCTCGCCCTCGACGATTTCTGCCTGCCCGTGCCCGACGGGATGACCGACGCCGAGGGCGCGGCCTTCCTGATCCCGATGCACACGGCCTATCTCGGGCTCGAGACCCGCGCGAAGCTGCAGGCGGGCGAGACGCTCCTCGTCCTCGGCGGTGCCGGCGGGACGGGGACGGCCGCGGTCCAGATCGGCAAGGCCCTCGGTGCGACGGTGATCGGGACGGTCGCCGGCGCCGACAAGGTCGACTATTGCAAGCAGCTCGGCGCGGATCACGTGATCGATCGCAAGCAGGACGACATCACGCAGGCGGTGATGGACCTGACCGGCGGACTGGGCGCGAACTGCGTCTACGACCCGGTCGGCGGCCCGGCGTACACCGCCGCCAGCAAGTGCGTGGCGCACGAGGGGCGGATCTGCCTGATCGGCTTCGCGAGCGGACAATGGGGCCCCGTCGATCCCGCGCACATGGTCTACCAGAACTACAGCGTCGTCGGCGTGATCCCGTCGAACTACGGCCGCGACTACAAGGAAGAGGTCCAGGAGAAGCTCCTCGCGTGGTGGCGCGAGGGCAGGCTCTCCGTGCGGGTCGAGGAGATGGTGCCCTTCGATCAGCTCCCCGACGCCCTCGAACGCCTCGGGGCCAGCCAGGTCCAGGGCAAGCTCGTGCTCGGCGTGCACCCCGACGCGACGGCGCCTTGA
- a CDS encoding DUF1254 domain-containing protein — protein sequence MTEDAAIGGTGASGKALRDALRSVKRSDAEQAQRLVDGSAMRDLLAAIERASDHLLAFPIRESATPGELRAQGMRYLLGLVTTGIAQTSQLADPDYPKMIRSPDSEAKWGAENVDNQYLWCRVSPASSYLVRGNRENVFEALLETKDGYMQLGDDQVFDTLLLTDCACDANGDFEILLAAEKPADWTGNFMSMPPETQYWCVRQYFADWAVERPARFEIERIGGVGIPAPPLQPNHMANYLDEAALWIEQTTVFWQEWVTQLRDDHEKGRLMEAAPFVGGADDIVYGNDWWSLDPDEAMIVEFEAPDARYWQIQLCDVWFRTMDWATHQTGLNHTQARVDPDGRARFVFSAEDPGVQNWIDTMGTYEGMIQYRYIWSKNRPAPSVTICRFADVRDHLPADTPTFDEAARREQLAIRHRHLTRREPVT from the coding sequence ATGACGGAAGATGCAGCGATTGGCGGAACGGGAGCCTCCGGAAAGGCACTCCGCGACGCGCTTCGAAGCGTGAAGCGGAGCGATGCGGAGCAGGCGCAGCGACTCGTCGACGGCTCCGCGATGCGTGACCTGCTGGCGGCGATCGAGCGCGCCTCGGATCACCTCCTCGCCTTCCCGATCCGGGAGAGCGCGACGCCCGGGGAGCTCCGGGCCCAGGGCATGCGCTACCTGCTCGGTCTCGTCACCACGGGCATCGCGCAGACCAGCCAGCTCGCCGACCCCGACTACCCGAAGATGATCCGCAGCCCCGACTCCGAAGCGAAATGGGGCGCCGAGAACGTCGACAACCAGTACCTCTGGTGCCGCGTCTCGCCCGCCTCGAGCTACCTCGTCCGCGGCAACCGCGAGAACGTGTTCGAGGCGCTGCTCGAGACCAAGGACGGCTACATGCAGCTCGGCGACGACCAGGTCTTCGACACGCTGCTCCTGACCGACTGCGCATGCGACGCGAACGGTGACTTCGAGATCCTGCTCGCTGCCGAGAAGCCCGCCGACTGGACGGGGAACTTCATGTCGATGCCACCGGAGACCCAGTACTGGTGCGTGCGTCAGTACTTCGCCGACTGGGCGGTCGAGCGCCCCGCGCGTTTCGAGATCGAGCGGATCGGCGGAGTGGGGATCCCGGCGCCTCCGCTCCAGCCGAACCACATGGCGAACTACCTCGACGAAGCCGCGCTCTGGATCGAGCAGACGACGGTCTTCTGGCAGGAGTGGGTGACGCAGCTCCGCGACGACCACGAGAAGGGCCGCCTGATGGAGGCGGCTCCCTTCGTGGGCGGCGCCGACGACATCGTCTACGGCAACGACTGGTGGTCCCTCGATCCCGACGAGGCCATGATCGTCGAGTTCGAGGCGCCCGACGCACGCTACTGGCAGATCCAGCTCTGCGACGTGTGGTTCCGGACCATGGACTGGGCCACCCACCAGACCGGACTGAACCATACGCAGGCCCGGGTCGACCCGGACGGCCGCGCGCGCTTCGTGTTCTCGGCCGAGGACCCCGGCGTCCAGAACTGGATCGACACGATGGGCACCTACGAAGGCATGATCCAGTACCGGTACATCTGGTCGAAGAATCGTCCCGCCCCGTCCGTCACGATCTGCAGATTCGCCGACGTACGAGATCATCTACCGGCGGACACGCCGACCTTCGACGAGGCCGCGCGCCGCGAGCAGCTGGCGATCCGCCATCGCCACCTGACCCGCCGCGAGCCCGTGACCTGA